The Hemibagrus wyckioides isolate EC202008001 linkage group LG13, SWU_Hwy_1.0, whole genome shotgun sequence DNA window tgtagagaaaagagaaaattgtgGTATTCCATCCGAAAACATTTACATGTTTGCACGTCCCGCAGCATTGTCTCATTTTAGGGGATCAGATTGCCTTAGAGAATTTGCAACAGAATGTGGAGCAAGGAATCCAAAGGCACTTTCTTCGACTAAGCTGCGTAAACACATAGCAACATTGTCCAATGTTCTGAACCTCAATAATACAGAATTGGACCAGCTAGCTGACTTTTTAGGGCATGATGTGCGAGTACACAGGGAATATTACAGACTTCCAGAAGGCACTCTACAGCTGGCCAAGATCAGCAAAATTTTGATGGCATTAGAGACAGGAAGACTTGGGGAGTTCACTGGAAAGAACCTAGATGACATTGACATTGATCCAAATGGTATGTTGACTGGAGATCATGTAATAATTGTAGGCACATGGAaatataaaagattaaaaaatggatatactgtatatgtctcAAGTCATTTTATTGGTGTTTTAATAGAGGCAGTATTTGTTCAGAGTTCAGATTTCTCAAGGGATTTATCAGGAACAGAGAATGAATCAGATGATGGTGAGCTTTCCCAATATACAGTCTATAGCAGTGATAGATCATTTTTTACCCTCACTTGATTTCAGACTCTCCCTTATCCGTTTGGCAAGCTAGTTGAAAAGATATTTTGGAACGTGCATCCATCCATTAGGCAGTACTTTCtaatagatatattttattattattattaatattattattattgttgttgtttttgttactactaataatattattattgtgtgtccTTTAGAAAGTGTCAGAAAAAAGAATGcttttaatttgtgtttaagtAGATCTTGGAGCAGACCTACACTTAGAACCATCCCCAAAGCAAGCCCATGAAACCTCAGCTGACCAAGCAGCTGAACCAACCAGTTCCACATCAGTTCCCAAAGGTATTATCTGATAAACAAACATGATTTTATGAAATTTCTTTTATGAAAGTTAAAGACATGTTTTGACTAACATTGTCCTGTATTTACTCAGGTGTTAAagtgataaagaaaaagaaatgggagacaagtgaagtgaaagcaGTTGAAAAGCATCTGGACAGGTTCATCAAAACTTGCACAGTGCCAGGAAAAAAAGACTGTGAAGCTTGTATAAAAGCTGAACCTGTTGCACTGAAAGATAGAGATTGGTTATCTGTTAAGTTCTTTGTAAAGAACAGAATCACTGCTCTTAAGAGGAAGATGTAACCCAGAAATATTCTCTATAGTTTCATTCAGTTATGTTTGCACAGAAATTggcagtttttgtttttgctattttcTTGTTATTGATAAAATGATTCTGCCATAACTGTATTcgatacagtattttttttatttgaacagaATTACTGATATTAAGAGAAAGATGTAACCTAGGAATATTCTGCATAGGTATATTCAGTTATATTTGCACAGATTTTGgtagttttgtttttgcttttttattgatAAAATGATGCTGCCATAATTGTATTCCATcctgtattatattttattttggtacAGTATATTTCATATGCAAATGGAAAATTTGAGTTAGTTTCAAAGCAATTAATAAGTAAAGCTttcaaaatattgaaaaaataaagcCATTTGACTAAATCAGCTCTCTTATCTTGTAAATTACAATGGCAAATTAATCGTTTGTAAAATTGTGTCCCCAGATTATTCGCAAGTACCTACATTATAAGGAATACCAgaaaaatagtgtgtgtgtgtctgctggtCCACACAAGCTTGGTTTACCAGAAATTGTCCCCAGATTGTGGTAAAATGTCAGATTGCTTTATAaaggttttttctttaatttgaaGTGACAGGTGTGTTTACAACTTtaattaatacatgaatatgtaTTTCAATTTTTCCTAAAGTCTTTAGAAATATGGGTCCCCACATTGCAGGATCCAGCATGTAGTCCCCAAAATAGACTTAgacaaggatgtgtgtgtgtgtgtgtgtatgtgtgtatgtgtgtgtgtgtgtgtgtgtatgtgtgtatgtgtgtatgtgtgtgtgtgtgtgtgtgtgtgtgtgtgtgtgtatgtgtgtatgtgtgtgtatgtgtgtgtgtgtgtgtgtgtatgtgtgtatgtgtgtgtgtgtgtatgtgtgtgtgtgtgtatgtgtgtgtgtgtgtgtgtgtgtgtgtgtgtatgtgtgtgtgtgtgtgtgtgtgtgtgtatgtgtgtgtgtgtgtgtgtgtgtgtgtgtatgtgtgtgtgtgtgtgtatgtgtgtgtgtgtgtgtgtgtgtgtgtgtatgtgtgtatgtgtgtgtatgtgtgtgtgtgtgtgtgtgtatgtgtgtatgtgtgtgtgtgtatgtgtgtatgtgtgtatgtgtgtatgtgtgtgtgtgtgtgtgtgtatgtgtgtatgtgtgtgtatgtgtgtgtgtgtgtgtgtgtatgtgtgtatgtgtgtgtgtgtgtatgtgtgtgtgtgtgtatgtgtgtgtgtgtgtgtgtgtgtgtgtatgtgtgtgtgtgtgtgtgtgtgtgtgtgtgtgtatgtgtgtgtatgtgtgtgtgtgtgtgtgtgtatgtgtgtatgtgtgtgtgtgtgtatgtgtgtgtgtgtgtatgtgtgtgtgtgtgtgtgtgtgtgtgtgtgtatgtgtgtgtgtgtgtgtgtgtgtgtgtgtgtgtatgtgtgtgtgtgtgtgtgtgtgtgtgtgtgtatgtgtgtgtgtgtgtgtatgtgtgtatgtgtgtgtgtgtgtgtgtgtgtatgtgtgtatgtgtgtgtatgtgtgtgtgtgtgtgtgtgtatgtgtgtatgtgtgtgtatgtgtgtatgtgtgtgtgtgtgtatgtgtgtgtgtgtgtgtgtgtgtgagtatgtatcaTGACAGAcagcagcaaaaataaataagccaCCTCATATCACACAGAGGAGAATGTAGGCACAAATCAATGATGGTAACCAGATAGAGTCATGTACCTACTTCCTGGTAGTGGGGTGGGGGATACTCACAAATGACCTACACTTTCTTCTTCTGCAGCTTAAGTAGGCACCGGCCGATGCAGTTGCTCAGAGACTGTGCCTTGGACTCCGCCTGGGCTCCAAGAACCAACCCAGGGCCTCACTGTCACCACATTGTGGTGGTTTTTTGCAGCTTGGAGtgttcctgcagatttttcaccCTTTTCCAAgcagaacacagacacaccataGATTATGATCTTGATAAAAGTGAGGATTTATATGAGGAAATGTGCAGTAAGGCAGGTGAGATCAGCTTGGTTGACAGGGTGCTCTGTGAGGTGCAGAATCGAGGCAGTGAGGAGTGGTGATGAGGCAAGACCCAGGAGACAAAATATTGCACTAAAAGCAGCTGAAGTTGTGGTTTCTTTTTATTCTGCAGTCATTCAGAGTCTTCAATTCCAACATTAATTAGAAAGTAATAAAGACTTctgtgcttttttattatttaaagtaaTCAGTCCACTTAACAATCCACTAGAGTCACTTCAGTGCTGGACTTTATACAGAGGTACAGTGTGAAAATTCTTCTTTTacctcaaaataaataaaaataaatttcacatGACGTATAAAGAGTGCTTTAACACACTGAACAGGAAGTTAATGAACCGCTGTCTCAGCATTAAAATTAGTGTGTATTTACAGTAGAATTAATTACTGATATTTATATAGAATTAATTACTGTAATTACTGATAGATATGAGatcttccacatacacactaatgAATAAAAGGCATTTCCCTCTCCCACATGAAACAACTCACATTTCAGGCCCTGTGTCATATTTCAACCGAGAATTTTAATTTTTCCAGAACAGGTCATGTCCTGTAATCTAACAGCTTTCATTTTCTCTACTAGATCCTCAAAAAATAGCAGAACTGTGAAAATGAGATGtaataaacatggaaaaagaGGAACAATGACTTCATTGAGATGATGGGATCTTAAGAGAGATGCGTAAAACAAATGTCATTTATCAACAATAAACTAAAGGAACACTGGCGGACAAAACTTCTCCAAAACCACGTGGGAGACTGATAAACTCCTGCAGATATTGTTGCTGAAGTGGGTTCTGCATGCAACTGAATTATAGAGTGCACTTTTTCCCACCTTTCCTCTGAGTGTTGGTTTAATTTTGACTGCATGTTTCTATTACTTAGTTTATAGAAGTTGGGTGCATTTGTTATTTAAGCCCTGATGAATAAAACCATATAATTAAAGGAGGGAATACTTTCTTTTTCAAGTGACTCTACAAAACTATTGTGTAGTGTCTGAATAGTGATTAAGCCTGTGGTTGGATTTTAGCTGTCCTGTAATATAGCATTAGCAACCGTGGGAAAAGATGCAGTGAAAAGATGAAGCTCATCACCTTACACTCTCCCACACTCATGTTTACTGTACATGAGGAATATTTAGTAGACGGGGAAGATCCCGAAGGTCAGGGGAAACCTCCAACAACTACATAAAGAACAGGAAGCTGAATAATGTGAAACTGGTTGTGGTAAAACCGCTCCAGTTAAGGAGATCATGGTGAGTAGAAGTGATGTTTACAAAGATAGCTGAGCTAAATGTACAGAGTGACGTTTACCCACTGAAGAGAAACTTGATTTGTAATGAATGTTGAACTGATGTCTAGAAGAGCTTCCTCACAATTGTCCCTTAGTCCAGGTGGGTCAGTGACAGGTGGCAGCAGATATGGAGTCCTCTGCTGAGGGTAGAAGGGTGGAAGGTGTATTGAAATGGGTCCAGTGTGATGGGAAGACTACTACTTTGAAGACTCTTTTGCTGATTCTGGTTATTTAAACACAGCTTGTTTGTCTCAGAGAGATAATGAAGATGTCTGATAGTTGATCAAAACATTCCCTTTTTTCTGTTAGTTATCTCCCAAGAGAGTTTACCTGATGTCCACTACAGAAAGGAACAATAACAGACTGGTGGAAGTTGGGGTGGTTTTCCAGGGTGTGTTTGGGAACACGGCATCAGCTTCAAAAGACATGCCTTAAAGCACAAGGGGGACATTTGTCACTAATTCCTTTAATATAATGACCACTTTGTGTAAAAGGCACCGATTCCAAGAAGGTGGAACCCTGCTGGTGACTCAGATGAACATCAGATAAACATGTCAGATAACTAGAAAGTTTCTTTCCAGTATTCAGAACCATGTACCTAGTTTTTTCAACACCTTTGTAACTATCATGACACTTGACAAGTTGTTTCTTTTGCTtatgatttgtgtttatttccttGAGAGTTATCTGACCTGTAACATTTGTTAAAAGATTCTTAAAGGTTTTGAGCATGAGTATGATAATGGTATGTGTCCAACTGAGCTTCATATTTGTCACAGACACACCGGACCCAACCCCTTGTCAGCGCACTCACGCTCCCGAGTACTGATTCAGTTCAGCTGCACCTCATTAGTTTCTCACctccactcccctatttaagaGCACTCTCTCCACTTTTCCCCATCTGGTCTTGTTTAGACACCAACTCCATATCATGCTGACATTCCTTAGCATTAGCTACTGCTATTTCCCGTGTTGCCCTGAATACtaccttctcctccttttttcctcctccacaATTGCTGCACTTCCCAACTCTGTTAAAGTTACTGACATCACATGtgtcttcattctgatgtttgatggaatgttaactgaagctcttgatgtTTCTGCAAGATTTTATACAGATTTTATACAGACTGTTGTTTCTACATGTTTGGCTGATTAAAGATGTTCCTAAAaaacatctgtctgtgtgttcatagaTTACCAGTAATGAttagtttctgtgtgtgtgtgtgtgtgtgtgtgtagatgtaagAGAGTAATACACAAGGTTTCACTATCACTATATCAGAGTATTTCAGTGTGAATTAAATCCTTAAATCCCGAACCTCTTGTTGTAGTTTTACATTTTggatgtggaggtgagtgtggaAACATGACAATGCAACATACTGTAGGTGTTATAAAGAATTAGCCATTTGTAGTAAACTATAACAATATAAATGGGCTacatactcaaacacagacacacatatacagtacacccGGTCAGCATGGTATTGAACTACTTATGCATAGCTACTTAAACACAGCTCTTTTTCTTCAGTTTATTctgtccatacacacactgtcaattTTACATTGTTATAGAATATACAAGTATCTTTATTCATCTTTGTATGGTTCTTATATATACAGGAGCATATGAGGAAGAATAAAGATGCTTGTCtgctacaaacacaaacatacaaaagtatgtggacacctgaccatcacacccgtATGTGCTTGGACATCCTATTCTGAATTTAGTTCTGATGATCTCTTGAATGTTATTCTAATTTAAGTAAGAATCTAATTGCTGAGGTCCAACCTTAATTTGGATCTTAGAGATAGAGGAAAGGGTTGATTTTGGTTTTGTACTTAAACAATTGATAATGGGAAAGGGTTTTTAATCAGACATTTGTTAACTACTAAATTAAAAGTAAGTGCTTTGGGTAGGTGGCATCTTGTCACACAGGAAGGTTGTTAAAAAGataaatgttgaaatattttcATCATCAGAGGTTTCTACTTGGAACACAGTGGAACTTGAGCTAGGCCAACACCTATCTGTCCCTTGTATTTAGAGGTTATTAGGTCTCAGTGCATTAAGGCACCTACATTTCTTACATTATCCTCTTGGGTCTCCTGTACATGAGACCATTCATGTTATGGCTCAAATGCAGGGGATTTAACCCcctcattcatccatccaaagTTATAAGGGTTACACGTTGTGGGTGTAGTGCCTTTAGTTTTTGGAAAACCCTGATTAATTACCTTGGACCTCATGCTCGGTGTGTGTCGCTGTTGCAAAACACTTCTTTGACGGCTCTCTAATGGAACAGGGCGCAGTTCCCGATGGCCACCTCAGCCTCGGACCTCATAGTACATGAATTGCCTGGAAATGAGGGCCATGTTTCTAGCTTCAGAACACTTTTTCCTGCCTCTGAAGAATACCATGCATAAGTGCAGAGTTTTTCACCATCTGAATCACCCCTCCACAGGCATAGGGTTACACACCATGGGCCTTGTATCCTTTATTTGTGGAAGACCCTGGTTCCAAACTTATGTCCCACTCTTGAGGCGTTTTACCATTGCAGAACCCAACAGACACCTCCCTCAAAAGCTTGGGCACGGTTTTTGATAGCCTAATGTGTTTGGGAAGGCCCTCACCTCTCGTGTCACAAAAACTGCCTGGAGATGAGGGCTATATTTTTAAcactttctcactttctttGGTCAGAGACCACATTTCTAAGCTCACTGAGAGCGATTTACATTCCGGGGCATAACAACTGGGGAGCAGATTTCTTGTAGAGGTCTGATTAGTGGCGACTCCACCCACAGGTGTTGAAGCTCATATGGCTGAGCAGAAGCGGACCTGTTTGCCCCCATGGTTCACCTCTACCCTTAAAGTGAAGGTGGCAGCTATTGCTGCCAGCCATGCACCTATCCTTTGTGCTTCCTTAGGAAGGCACCCTTTGGTCTCTTGCTTCTTGTACAGTGCCAGACAGCTGAGGCCTTCCTGCAGACCACAAGTGCCCTACTGGGAACTTTCTGTCATCTTGCTCTTTGGGAATTTTATAGCATAACATTTGAgtcttttaaaatatatttgaagGAACATTGCAAACACTCTGTGTTCAGGATGATCAACATGACACTGAGAAAACAATTAGggggattttgtgtgtgtgtgtttatttgacgTGCAGCATAATTAAATGCCCTGATATGTACACAGACCTTCATTAGCATAAAAACATCCTCCAGTATAATACCTACAGTTACAACTGAAGGGGAAATCCTGAAGAGCGGACGACTCAGAAAAAGTTAGGGGgttttgtgtgggtgtgtgtgtgggtgtgtgtgtgtgtgggtgggtgtgtgtttcactTTCACTCTTATTAAATGCACTTAAAGGTACACAGCCCTTCATCCTCCAGTACAAAGTTTTAAGATCAATCTAAAAATCAACACACAGAGCTGCCATTATAGCTGACAAGACTGTCCAAGCTGCCagagaataaaatattaacagcagcaacaacttTACAAGAACCTCTTAAACCCTACTGTATGTTGATGGCCtttgtgttttcattttcagaTCTGGTCTGATCGCAGAAAAGACAGGAACTTACATATACAGTTACTTCTACAGTTTCCTGATGTTTCCCTCACTGGAAAAATGGAGCACAatctaaatagaaataaaaccaCTGTGCTGACACAGATAACGAGATAATGAGAGACCTATCTCATTTAATATTATGTGACTCTTCTTGTCCAAAGCTCTTGCactattatttttcagttttcccTTTTACTACTAAGGAAGTGCCAATCTGCACACATTATTTTGGATTCATATCACAATATTAACACTCAAACTTCAGGAGCTGTAACTATATCTATAGCTATATCTAAATCTAAATAGCCGAATGAGTCCTTACCTGCCTGAGAGCGCTGTGCCCCATGAAACTCTTTATCTCTGTCTCCTGGCCCTGTACtgtgacatttgtgtgtgtgtgtgtgtgtgtgtgttctatagtACAAACTAATGATCAGTTGTTCTAATGATCTGGGTACTGCTAGATGTGCTTGGTCACTTCTTTGTTATTACAAAGGGCTCATTAGTTTGTTACCTCAGTATTTCAAGTGGTTGCTAAGGTGTTGCTAGGGGATTTCTCTAACCCATCAAATCCTCCACTCTATCTCCCCTACCTCTGTAGCTTCATGCACTCTTTCATTTCTTCCCGAACCCTG harbors:
- the LOC131363913 gene encoding uncharacterized protein LOC131363913 isoform X2: MLHLFLDQKQEEYFQSLSKDASTKNWSQLAKIALAQTILFNRRREGEVSKMPLKAFISRNADDLHEDIALALSELEKKLCNHFTRIEIRGKRGRKVPVLLTPVMQKNMELLVEKRENCGIPSENIYMFARPAALSHFRGSDCLREFATECGARNPKALSSTKLRKHIATLSNVLNLNNTELDQLADFLGHDVRVHREYYRLPEGTLQLAKISKILMALETGRLGEFTGKNLDDIDIDPNEAVFVQSSDFSRDLSGTENESDDDLGADLHLEPSPKQAHETSADQAAEPTSSTSVPKGVKVIKKKKWETSEVKAVEKHLDRFIKTCTVPGKKDCEACIKAEPVALKDRDWLSVKFFVKNRITALKRKM
- the LOC131363913 gene encoding uncharacterized protein LOC131363913 isoform X1; the protein is MLHLFLDQKQEEYFQSLSKDASTKNWSQLAKIALAQTILFNRRREGEVSKMPLKAFISRNADDLHEDIALALSELEKKLCNHFTRIEIRGKRGRKVPVLLTPVMQKNMELLVEKRENCGIPSENIYMFARPAALSHFRGSDCLREFATECGARNPKALSSTKLRKHIATLSNVLNLNNTELDQLADFLGHDVRVHREYYRLPEGTLQLAKISKILMALETGRLGEFTGKNLDDIDIDPNGMLTGDHVIIVGTWKYKRLKNGYTVYVSSHFIGVLIEAVFVQSSDFSRDLSGTENESDDDLGADLHLEPSPKQAHETSADQAAEPTSSTSVPKGVKVIKKKKWETSEVKAVEKHLDRFIKTCTVPGKKDCEACIKAEPVALKDRDWLSVKFFVKNRITALKRKM